A region of the Apium graveolens cultivar Ventura chromosome 6, ASM990537v1, whole genome shotgun sequence genome:
cgagctgaaagatgaaattcttcgagatgctcacaactccagatatttaattcatcccggaagtacgaagatgtacagagacttaagagaaaacttttggtggccaagtatgaagaaggaaattgcggaatgggtaagtaagtgttatacttgccagcgagtcaaagcgggacatcaaagacccagtggactgatacaaccattggacattccagaatggaagtgggagcatatatcgatggatttcatagttggattaccgagaaccagggcaaatcatgatgctatttgggttattattgacagattgacgaagtcaacacattttcttccaattaacgagagattttcaatggataaattggttcggttatatcttaaggaaattgtgacacgacatggagttccagtatccatagtttcagacagagatcctcgagttaattcaagattttggagaagttttcaagatcttctcggaacgaagctgaatatgagtaTAGCGTATCATCCGtagacagatggtcaaagtgagaggacgattcagactatagaagatatgctaagggtatgtgctctagattttgagggaagttgggacgaacatttgccattggttgaattttcctacaacaacagttatcatgctagcattggaatgccgccttacgaagctttgtatgggaAATGAtacagatctccaatatgttgaGAAGAAGtgggtgagagaaagattttgggtccagaattgatccagcagacaaaggaaaAGATAGAACTCATTCGAAAAAGATTAGTAGTGGCTCAAGATCATCAACGCAAATATGTTGATCCtaccagaaaggatatggaatttgaatttggtgaagcagtgttattgaaggtttcaccttggaagggtttatcgagatttgggaagaaaggaaagttgagtccgcgttatgtgggtccttttgagattttgaagcgtgtgggaaaatTGGATTACTGacgttaccacctcacatgcagcatattcaaatgtgtttcatgtgtcaatgttgaagcgttattttcctgatttgaatcatgtgatagaatatgagccaatccAGATTTTGCCAGATTTATCTTTTGCAGAGCAGCCAGTGCAGATATTAGATaggaaagaaagagtgcttaggaataagtctgtgtctttagtgtgagtcttgtggaggaatcccaaggttgaagagtcaacttgggaattggaaagcgaaatgcgatccatgtatcctcacttgttttcttaagctgattctgaggacagaatcctgtttaggggggaaggatgtaatatccggaaaaattatgtgaatattatatgttaaataaataaatattatgtgtttttaTAAGTTAAAATGTTAATTGCCATGATATTTCGTGTTTTAAAATGCTAtttgtgtttctgtgcgggccagaaattttttcgattgattaatatatgtttaaactgcaaATATATAAAtctatctgcaatcgggacgtgTGTTTATTAGCATCTTTGCtaaggtactcgttttatttcatcTTATGCGTGTTTGAATGCATTTTAGGTgtttcgggattttctggtaatttaggagtcgttcctgtttttcaaaaatcaacgggccgggaccccaccgggacgttaaagtccacaaaattcatatttttatttttataaaattaatcgtATTTCAAAAATCCAAtatctttgcatttttgaattattctcaatttttggagaattttgacattaattttatattttatcatttttaaaattgttccccttaattattattttggggcctaattattttaatttgggGATAAAACACCTTTATTTGATTTTTGGGTAAGTATTTTTCAGTTAATATAAATAgcataatatattattttattttatttttattttcagaaaatttctaaaaataaCATAAAATCAGAATTGGGGATTTAGGGTTCTAGGGTTCGTTCTTGAGCCAATTCGATCGATTGATCCCTCCGGAGGCATCCGTTTGAAGCGATTTCAATCCCAAATCAAAGCCGAAATCACGGCAGTCATTTCGATACAAATATCTCGAACTAAGGTTCAGTTTATAGAAAAAACGTTGTTCTTCGTTTTGTTCGATTTAGGTCTTTATTATCTGTTGATTGTCgattgattttgatgcttgaatTAGATTCTTGGGATGATTTTGAACTTATTTGTATATAAAAACATATCGAATGATTGCTAGGATTGGTAGTTCCAATTCGATTTAAGAAGTCGAAATTTTCATTGAATTTCTGGTTCTTCTtgatgatgttttgatgattgtgAATACACGATACACGAATGAGTTCTTGTGACTATAAGTTTCGTTTTTAGTTATGTGATGTTGAGTTTGGTTGCTGTTGGGCAGCTCGCCGGAAAACCGACGAGTTTGCCGGATTTTGACTGTTAGTTGGCCGGGGAAATCGAGCTGGGGGATAGTTGTGGTTGCTCGGTTGATAATCATGTTACATGCAACAAATTAAACGTGTTTTGATCTCAAAATCGGGATAACCAGACCGTTTTGGGATGGTCGGAGTCCGGCAAAGCCTACCGGATTCTGGGTTCAACACCAGTTTTCGGCGAGTTTTGACCCGACCCGGTTAGGGTTCTTGAAGACCCGTTTCCCAACCTGTTTTCTGAATTATAAGACCCGACTTTGATCCTGTTTTACCtatttcaaaatcaaaaacaTGTTTCTGACTTTTATTATTAATAACTAATTCAAAATTCGATTTttagatttaaaaataattttcttttattctaaaaatcatttattttagtttcaaaaatcatttacttattattttaaattctaaaaattatttacttaattattttaaatccctaaaattattttcttttattgttttcaaaaatgtaatttgatttaattatttataatttaatttagttaattatttatgagtttaattaatttattaattcatttaatcaattaattttatttataaataattaaataaatgaaaattatttataattaattcaaataattcctaaaaattatttttaggcttttaaaaactatattttggtatttaaaagtcaattaatattattattaattgatttaattctatttatttcttattttattcataataattaaatcgttcgtccgtttaatacgaaacgaacgcgtatagactcagaaaaatattagGCTTTCCATCAAAATgcttttgagacctaatttcttttgtattgcaatgacatttggtttgtgtatcagtttgagttgGTATCTGATCGGTAAGTATTATTAGTGACCCGAATTCAACACTGagacatatcttttaatgatctgacttatgtgatacatggattatgtgattacgtgttatacgaataccacgattacgtgctatgtgataagcatgctatctgttacagttataaaatgccatgcttagttattaacgatcgggtagatgtcaagatgtatagttacgtcgattgagtttggttctgtcaattaagatagtccttttgtttatagaatcgagtagcaaggagtgcggtcaagttttagacggagatagtagccaccagctataagcagagttatagtaagagtTTATCGAGCATACAagcaagtaccctaacttcacttattgttcaagtgacgtttatttcgaatcatattatgcaagtatttatatcttcacttatcattcaagtgatattgactccgaattttattctttcaatttatctactattctaagttcagaatagtaaatgtttttatatttcgctataaattacttTATACAGTGAtgctttgaattgagattagcgaataactaattgttctggttatttcgccattggttgttgagataactccaaaccatgagaaatggggagttatgtggttaaggatgtcatttaaTTCGACTACTTTGAcggaaaattattttttttatgggttggatggttgcgtaagaggccgtggcggcggtccagcgtgagctatgtgttctacaggatataacaccttgctaggccgatatgtgccttgggtaccttttatttagttggatatgtttcggcataccggtgttgctccgcggctgatcaccgacggcaacacaccgtcgttcgaggattccaatcctgaaacaaaatatatatgcaaatgtcgtttattatcaattatatatcaatttttgatactgttcaggtattgtggtttggttttgttcataaaatatattgttgttgttgttctaaatcataagctatatactgcttgctgagcatttctttcgctcatacttgtttcatatcctgattctttcagctaggccagggcaagcttgagttccaggtttaattagaagttgtgtgcttgtagatagtttggtgtgttttccaggtagacagtttgggacgcttagctagtctagaggtttgtaataaaacttgaataatctgtaaaactaattagacttatggtttgtgataacttttggtttgtattagtgcctgttccatactataacctatGATCGAttcagttgcatgcaaggggtcatatttattatattattccactgtgattattttattatggtttattggctagtgacccccaaatctagaccccgggtttggagggcgtcacagtaAGGGAGAGCTCCAGTCGGATTAGGGCTGTTTTTTGGATAAAACATGTTAGGATCATGTGTACTTTTGAAGATATGCAAAATACATAGCATTAATTTGTCAAAGTTAAAGTGTGACTATCAACGGCTAGCCACTATCATAAGGGAGGGTGTGTCGCATGCACCTTAACTACGGATTAATACTGTTAGGTATGAAGTGCACACAGAGAGGGGGGGGGGGtaaatgtgttttcttgatttttcttacTTAAAAACTATATTGAGTGTTTTTAAGATGATCAAGACAAGAGTGTTTGGCTACTTAAACTTTACAAACAAAGTAAATCTAGCGATAATCAAATAACTGTAAAGAGGGAAACACAATTATtaaactcacttgatttatataaAATCAAATTAGTTGTACTACAAATATATGTTCTTGAATAATAAGAACTCAACTACTTCTCTTGAGTGAATACAAGAATTTTAGATCTATTTTGTTACTTCTAAATTAAGGACATGTGACatgctttatagatcaacatgcataTTTTACAGAACTTGCCctaaaatagactaacatatTTTCCAAGGTCCTTTTGTCTATATCCATTTTAAGTGCAACAAATTTGCATATTATGACATTCATTTGTCCAATTCATCTTGGTACTTGATCTTGCACTCCTCAAGCTGTATTTGTAGACTTTTCATTTCAGTGATAAAacatttgttgactgataatcttgaatcttcaagttgGCTGCATTCTATAATTTGAGTTGTTATCGAGATCTTCATTACTGTATAGAGATGTCCCATATCGACATGTATAATGACTAATCGAAATCTTCACTTCTTTACGAGAgttatgacttgtcgatatctctagttctctatatgcaattttaacttgtcgatatctctagttctctatatgcagtttgacttgtcgatatctttagTTCTCTATATGCAGTTTTAATATATCAATATCTCCACTTCTTTACATGCagatttgacttgtcgatatctccttTTCTCTACATAtacttttgacttgtcaatatctccacttctccacttctctacatatatttttgacttctctacaagtataaagacttctctacatgtataatgacttctctacaagtagagtgacatctctacaagtatactgacttctctacaagtttatctgacttctcgatataattctcgatataacttgatttgtgacttcttgatcttcttctagaaaTTTATTCATAACTTGTTGGTTGTTTActgaaaaatactccagtctagtctTCTCAACAATTTTACAGATTGAAGAAATATCAATACAAAATACATAAAATTACAAGTCAACTAAATATTGAGATTGTTAAAGTGACTAAGTTTTTTTTATGtaaaggcatgtcttgcacaataaatTCCTACGTGTCTggagtctatcccctgtaaacctcTGAGGTACTATTACTGCAAGTACAACAAAAGTTTAGAGATCTATGAATGAGGTCAAATTTTATGATAAGATGGTTGTAGTACATCTCTCAGCTCTAGAAATGCCCAGTTAAGCGAATATAATTGTAAAGTTGCAATAAAAGGGAAGAGTTATATCTTAAATTATTTGACATTGAGTAAAGTAGAAGAAGAACAACTCAAAATGCCTGTATATGGAGACATGTGATCTTATTATGGGTTTACCCTTATCTCTTATCTCGCATACATAAAAGAATTACATAGATTTTCGGAGAAATTGTAGTAATAGTCTAACTTAAGTATCACCATACATTGACAAAAAATTTTTGTGTTGTTTTATCTTTCGAAATTCATCACTGCTTTCCAGCATGGGGCGATAATTTTTTCAAGGACAATCGTGCATTCTCGAAGTTTTGGCGACATTTATTAAAACGACTATATATAACTAATTTTTTCTATTTCTCTCAATAATTTATTGTTGCTGATTATTAGCTTATTTGCCTTTGTAAATTGCTTTACAATTGATTTTGTTTGCATCTTCttgaatttaaaatataattatcctATTATTGCTCGCACATTTTTCATCGTTAAAAATCTAATTAACCGGCAAACTTAATCTTATAAATCAAAGTTAAAATGACCAAccgaaaataaatccaaaataCAAAAAAATACTTGGAACTCTTAATTGAGCACTTTGCAACTAAAGTTGCAAGTCATTTCGGTCAATGTTCCTATCATACATGAATTAAAAGCAAGGAACCTGATTTGCAGGCACAAGGGAAAATGAATCAATTAGAAAACCGAAACTTAAGGATCATGTAGGATTAAATCAACTGCTCTGTATCATCATAAATATCATAATATTCAGCAGCATCAACCGTAAATCCCATGACTTTAAGCATAGAAGCGGATCCTACAACAACCAATGCTAAACACACAATCGGCACAAACACATCTAGCCCTGATCTTTTCACCATGCTTGCTGGAAAGCACGTTGCTTGACCCGAAACTTCCACTGGAATCCTAAAAAACCCCTCCGCTTTACAAGTTTTCGATAAAGACGATGAAGGGGGCAACACTGCCATCACAAATGCAAACTCCGCCGAGAAGGAAGCCACCGCTACTATTACCAATAGAACAATCGTCCATGTTGCAGCATACAGTAAAAGCACTGAAACTGACATCATGAAAAGGATTtgataataaaaatttatttCTGAATTATATGTAGAAAATTTGAGTGATGTGCGTGTAGGAATTCACAAGCACATAGTACATGCTCATGTTTTGATGTGATCTGTTATGACTTATGCTTGCCGTTTTAAACTCTTGAGCTTTATTGTTAGgcttaaaaatatatattaaaaattgtATATTTGTATCACCTTATTCATTAACTATTGTTGATacttttattaaatttaaatattttggCCAATTTCATATAAAATGTTCAAATATTTCCAGGTTCAATTGATATGTAGCAATAGAACAAAGCTTGTACCAACATAAAGCGCTTCATAACAGAATCTTAAAAGGCACTAATTCGTTAATCATAAAACCAAATTAAACATAAATCTATAACAATCTAGCTACAATTTTCACTTAAACATTTAATCAAACACTTCAAGAGCTGGTAAACTTGGTAACCGCCTTGGTGCCTTCAGAAACAGCGTGCTTGGCCAATTCACCAGGAAGCACAAGCCTGACAGCAGTCTGAATCTCCCGAGAAGTAATAGTAGGCTTCTTATTGTACCTGGCAAGCTTAGATGACTCCATCGCAAGTTTTTCGAAAATATCGTTGATGAAACTGTTCATTATTCCCATCGCCTTGCTTGAGATCCCGATATCAGGATGAACCTGTTTCAGTACCTTGAAGATGTATATCTTGTAGGTCTCCACGCTCTTCTTCactctcttcttcttcttgtCGGCTGAGACGCCGCCGGCTTCTTTGGGAAGCTTCTTTCCGGCCTTGGGCTTCTTCTCCGCGGCCGGAGTTTTCTCCGCTGGCTTCTTCTCTGCTTTGGGTGCCATTGATTAAAGCTAGGGTTTTATATTTGGGGGGAGATGTTGATCAAATTGAATTTGAAGATGAGTTTGTGATGATAATCATGAGTTTGAGATCTAGTTATATAGGGGAGTGTGATGGTGTGTGATTGGTTGAAGAGGTTTCACGAGGATCGATGACCTGGCGGTATTAATTTCCGTTGATTTTGGGGGGAAGGGCTATTAAAATGAAAGGCTAGGATTCATTAAGCTTTAGGATTGAATATAGATATATCGGAGGCCGTTTACGCATCAACATTGATTAGTATATTAGTTCTACTCTAAAATTCTTTTTCATAAAAACCAAAATAATAACTCTAATGTACTACAGTTAaatctcgataaattaataacCTTGTTAAATTAATAATTTCTTGTAAACCCGAGTCAGACCCTTTATGTTAAATTAATATTTCGCTAAATTTAtaagataatatttttttattaatacatataagtcccatataatatataaattaataattacaTATTAAATCAAAATTATAGATTTTTAGGATGCACTTTTATAATAAGGCTCAATTGTAACCTGCTTTTTTTTAAAATTGGTGTCGCCTTATACTTCATCTTTGAATCTTTCTTAATGGATTATGGAGCTCTTGCGTACTATATTCATATTACAAAAGTAAATTATTTAATGTAATTGTTGCTTTAAAAACATCTTTTCGTGATACCGACTCCAACTGTGTACTTAGTTAAATAAAGTATTTTTTATTGTTGTGGTAAATAGGTTCAAGGCTGACTTCAACCATTGTGAGAAGACATTACGTAATCTAATTAAATAAGGTATacattataaaattttaaataatatatctcaataaattaataaattattaatatatcgataaattaataaattattaatttatcgatatattaatatttcgattaattaataatttttcatgATCCCAAAGTTTATCGAGGTTTTACTGTATTGTGATAAGATAAATTGCTTCGTAACTATGTGATTAGTTTTTCAATTTTCTCATTGAAATGTATTCAATTTTCCATTTCTTTCTCATGCATTTAATTTAAGAAATATGAATAGGGAGGGATACTGTTGGAGatgaattttaaatattaaaagacaaatatttaaattattttttagcAAAAAAATAAGAAATTGTTGGAGTTGCAATTAGTAGTTGCAGTTTGCAAAACAAGCAAGCTATTTGAAGCTTCTCTTCTGTATTGGCATGTAGAGTACTTATCAGTCCGATTATAACTTCATTCTTCACAGTTTACACCTTAGCCCTATCAAATTCTGCTCAAAAGAACATACAACAGTGGTACCTGTAAAATCATACAAGTAAGATGTGGCGAAAATACTTGCCATCTCATACATGTAagttatatataaaattatatatagcTGTGTGTTTTTTTAGATATTAATGGGAACTTTAGGAGTACTAGCTATTAACCTATGTAAATATATAAGTATTACAAAAAATAAAAGCTCCCTTTTCGACAAAATTGACAAATACAGCAAATTGTCCTTGGACAATTGTTAGGAGCCCATCTCTTTAGGCCCATCACGTCTTTTTGAGCCGATGAAGATTAGAAATGCTTATGGGTTGAAAGTGTGCAAGTCCTGATTGAAGCAAAGAGGGGCTGGCCCAATCCAGGAGAGAAGTGGTATGTCGACCACAACGTTCACAATCCCCCTTCGGTGGAACTGACCGATAACTCCGGAGCATAACGTTAATATCCAGGTTATATACACCATGAGGATAACTCATCAACACACACTCATATCACATTActatcttgtattccaaattaTCCATACCAAAAACCAGTTAacttactctcacaccggaggtgaatcggggggcTATCCCTCGCATTCTTTTCTTTGCAGGTCGAAGTCTACCATCTGAAACGAAGTCCAGTTCGGCAGAAAAGAGGTTATTACATTTGGCGCCATTTTTGGGAATACGAGATTCAGTCCTGAGATATGAGACGATGACAAATGGTAACGATGAACAGGGCCTTTGAGGTTCACCAATCTGAATACCAACCCTACGGTATAATCTGTGATTACCCCTCAGAATCTGGGGGCTGATTTCGACGACGAAGCCGAAATAATCTTGACACCTGAAGAGCAGGAAATGCTAAGGAAGTAAAGAGCGTAAAAGATGGTCAGGGAAAAGGGGAAATCTAAAGAGGCCGATGAGGCCGAACAAGCACGGGCCAAAAAACGGGAAGCCGATGCGCTTAAACTCAAGGCCATAAAACTACGAAGGGAAGAATTGGAACTAGAGAAGAGGGCGCGTAGAGAATCACTCGAAGAGACCGAAAAGAGAAACAAGTCCACATTGAGGAAGATGAGTCCGCATACTCTGACTCACATCATAGGAGGATGATGAAAGTCGTTATGACTTCGGACTCCGACCAGGAGAAAGAATGCAATATGTCTGGTACCAGGATGTCCGGGTTAGAGAAGGCTATGCTTGGGGATAGAAAATTTAATCGTGAGCCGGTTGTGACGAAAGAGATAGAGGCATACTAGCCTCTCCCGGGAGAAGAGAAACAGTTCCCGAAAATGACTGAGTTCAATGGGAGGGGAGATCCCGAAGACCATTGTAATAAATACGAGTTGCTGTTGACCGGCATGGGCTATAGCTAGACGATGCTCTGTAAGATGTTTAAGACATACATAAAAGAAGGGGTGTCGATGTGGTACAAGTCACTTCGACCACGATCAATCCCCTCCTATGAGTAGTTGAAGGGAAATTCATAAGGCACTACTCACATCTGTGCCGAAGAGAGAAAGACACTGAGACCCTCATCCATTATAGGCAGAGGACGAATAAATCCCTAGGTGATTACCTAACCAGGTTTAAGGAGGATGCAGGCATGATCACTAACCTGAACAAAATAAAAGTTATGG
Encoded here:
- the LOC141668232 gene encoding uncharacterized protein LOC141668232, producing the protein MMSVSVLLLYAATWTIVLLVIVAVASFSAEFAFVMAVLPPSSSLSKTCKAEGFFRIPVEVSGQATCFPASMVKRSGLDVFVPIVCLALVVVGSASMLKVMGFTVDAAEYYDIYDDTEQLI
- the LOC141668231 gene encoding histone H2B.2-like, which encodes MAPKAEKKPAEKTPAAEKKPKAGKKLPKEAGGVSADKKKKRVKKSVETYKIYIFKVLKQVHPDIGISSKAMGIMNSFINDIFEKLAMESSKLARYNKKPTITSREIQTAVRLVLPGELAKHAVSEGTKAVTKFTSS